In one Roseburia intestinalis L1-82 genomic region, the following are encoded:
- a CDS encoding MATE family efflux transporter produces MEENKMGVMPIDKLIISMSLPIMISMLVQALYNIVDSIFVAMISENALTAVSMAFPIQNLMIAVGVGTAVGVNALLARSLGEKDTEKVNKVAENAVFLILVSYLLFLIIGLFFAEPFFRSQTDIEEIIVYGKQYLTICCCLSFGIFTQLMFERMLQATGKTIYTMYTQGVGAIINIALDPVLIFGLFGLPKMGISGAAAATVIGQMIAGILAVVLNHTKNKEVQIDLHHFRPDKNIIGQIYVIGVPSIVMQAIGSVMNYGMNRILIAFSSTATAVFGVYFKLQSFVFMPAFGLNNGVIPVMAYNYGAGNKERVTKTLKHCVAYAVSIMAVGLLLFQLFPKQLLSMFQASDTMLSIGVPALRIISLSFLLAGFGISCSSIFQALGKAVYSMCISIARQLVILLPAAYLLAQSGNVNLVWWAFPIAELVSVGATAFFLMKINRSIVSRIGQ; encoded by the coding sequence ATGGAAGAAAATAAAATGGGCGTCATGCCGATTGACAAACTCATTATCTCAATGTCCCTGCCGATCATGATCTCCATGCTCGTTCAGGCGCTCTATAATATTGTCGACAGTATTTTTGTTGCCATGATCAGCGAAAATGCCCTGACCGCAGTGTCTATGGCTTTCCCGATCCAGAACCTTATGATTGCTGTCGGTGTCGGAACTGCCGTCGGCGTAAATGCGCTTTTAGCGCGCTCCCTGGGAGAAAAGGATACCGAAAAAGTAAATAAGGTCGCAGAAAATGCTGTATTTTTAATTCTTGTCAGCTATCTGCTCTTTCTGATCATCGGTCTGTTTTTTGCAGAACCGTTTTTCCGCAGCCAGACAGATATTGAAGAGATCATCGTTTATGGAAAACAGTATCTGACGATCTGCTGCTGTCTTTCTTTCGGTATTTTTACGCAGCTTATGTTTGAGCGTATGCTGCAGGCAACCGGAAAAACCATTTATACCATGTATACACAGGGTGTCGGTGCGATCATCAATATCGCTCTCGATCCGGTTCTCATCTTTGGTCTGTTTGGTCTCCCGAAAATGGGCATTTCCGGTGCTGCTGCTGCAACCGTCATCGGACAGATGATTGCCGGTATTCTGGCAGTTGTTTTAAACCACACAAAAAATAAGGAAGTACAGATTGACCTGCACCATTTCCGCCCGGACAAAAATATTATCGGACAGATTTATGTGATCGGTGTTCCTTCTATTGTAATGCAGGCGATCGGTTCCGTGATGAACTACGGTATGAACCGTATCCTGATCGCGTTTTCCTCCACGGCAACCGCAGTGTTCGGCGTTTACTTTAAACTGCAGAGCTTCGTATTTATGCCGGCTTTTGGTTTAAACAACGGTGTCATCCCGGTTATGGCATACAACTACGGTGCCGGAAACAAAGAGCGTGTCACAAAAACTTTAAAACACTGTGTCGCTTATGCAGTCAGCATCATGGCAGTCGGCCTGCTTTTATTCCAGCTCTTTCCAAAGCAGCTTCTCTCCATGTTTCAGGCTTCCGACACAATGCTCTCCATCGGTGTCCCTGCGCTGCGTATCATCAGTTTAAGTTTCCTGCTTGCCGGCTTTGGAATCTCCTGCAGTAGTATTTTCCAGGCACTTGGAAAAGCAGTCTACAGTATGTGCATTTCCATTGCAAGACAGTTGGTGATCCTGCTTCCGGCAGCATACCTGTTAGCACAGTCCGGCAATGTCAATCTGGTATGGTGGGCATTCCCGATCGCTGAACTGGTATCTGTGGGTGCAACTGCATTTTTCTTAATGAAGATCAACCGGAGTATCGTGAGCAGGATCGGACAGTAA
- a CDS encoding methyl-accepting chemotaxis protein: MKSIKTKIIVTVILCSLVSTFICGAISIVNSVSTSYEDSQQEMQLKCVSQSDELDTMMQNVSQSVEMVYSIAVAKLEHAASFRTSKDYVDTYTKQMLPILMQSAQNTKGALTAYIRYNPEFTEPTSGLFLTRDNSDSEFESVTPTDFSMYDPSDVEHVGWYYIPVQNGKETWMEPYLNSNIGVYMISYVIPIEVDGESIGIIGMDIDFSEFTDTIDSLSIFDSGYGFLVNESGKVMYHKDLEIGSNLADADSGLQSVVDALGNEQTEETAVSYTYQGKDKVMYYKTLENGMKFVLTAPKTELQEKSRQLAKQIFGGAAFAMILTIIIGTVLGFTITKPITQIDGIVKQTAEFEFASNPANQHLYKRKDETGRMAISLHNMRKNLRQMVANIRHVYTDLKNTTEQLSDTTKRVREMSSVNTDTTQELAAAMEETAATMETVNTTVSDIKERATDIERYSKEGRESSVEVKERAGQLKLKTQAASEKTVQMYENVQQKTEAAMEQAKAVEKINQFTQAILEISSQTNLLALNASIEAARAGEAGKGFAVVAGEIGTLATQTSTTVGSINEIIAEVNQAVANMTGCLKESTDFLEQTVLKDYEDFMGVADQYTKDATVFDDDMSAISGQINTLLSSIVEIADAMQGVSSTVSEAADGVTDIAQKTLEVSGIVQGNETLVDNNRENIVRLNSVIEMFHDEK; the protein is encoded by the coding sequence ATGAAATCAATAAAAACAAAAATTATTGTAACTGTAATACTATGTTCGCTGGTATCTACATTTATCTGCGGAGCGATCAGTATTGTAAACTCAGTCAGCACTTCTTATGAAGATTCACAGCAGGAAATGCAGCTTAAGTGTGTGAGTCAGAGCGATGAACTTGATACCATGATGCAGAATGTTTCACAGTCAGTGGAAATGGTATACAGCATTGCAGTTGCCAAACTGGAACATGCAGCATCCTTCCGGACGAGTAAGGACTATGTGGATACTTATACAAAGCAGATGCTTCCTATCCTGATGCAGTCTGCACAGAACACAAAGGGAGCACTCACGGCGTATATCCGTTATAATCCTGAATTTACGGAACCAACAAGCGGACTTTTTCTAACAAGAGATAACAGTGACAGTGAGTTTGAGAGTGTGACGCCAACGGACTTTTCCATGTATGATCCGAGTGATGTGGAGCATGTCGGATGGTATTATATTCCGGTACAGAATGGAAAAGAAACCTGGATGGAACCATACTTAAATTCCAACATTGGTGTATATATGATCTCATACGTTATTCCAATCGAGGTGGACGGCGAGTCTATTGGTATCATCGGAATGGATATTGATTTCAGCGAATTTACGGATACGATCGATTCTTTAAGTATATTTGACAGTGGTTATGGTTTCCTTGTCAATGAATCTGGTAAGGTCATGTATCACAAAGATCTTGAGATTGGAAGTAATCTTGCGGATGCAGACAGCGGACTGCAGTCAGTAGTGGATGCGCTTGGAAATGAGCAGACGGAGGAGACTGCCGTTTCCTATACTTATCAGGGAAAAGATAAGGTCATGTATTATAAGACATTGGAAAATGGCATGAAATTTGTCCTTACGGCACCAAAAACTGAACTGCAGGAAAAATCCAGACAGCTTGCAAAACAGATATTCGGAGGAGCTGCTTTTGCAATGATACTTACCATAATTATCGGTACAGTACTCGGATTTACAATCACAAAGCCGATCACCCAGATCGACGGTATCGTAAAACAGACGGCTGAATTTGAGTTTGCGAGCAATCCGGCAAACCAGCACCTTTATAAAAGAAAAGATGAAACCGGAAGAATGGCGATATCACTTCACAACATGCGCAAGAATCTGCGTCAAATGGTAGCAAATATCCGTCATGTATACACAGATCTGAAAAATACGACAGAACAGCTTTCTGATACAACGAAACGTGTGCGTGAGATGAGCAGCGTCAACACAGATACGACGCAGGAACTTGCAGCAGCAATGGAAGAGACAGCGGCGACGATGGAGACGGTCAACACCACAGTCAGTGACATCAAAGAGCGCGCAACGGATATTGAGCGGTATTCAAAGGAGGGACGGGAGTCTTCTGTTGAGGTAAAGGAACGCGCAGGTCAGCTTAAGTTAAAGACGCAGGCTGCAAGCGAAAAAACGGTTCAGATGTACGAAAATGTACAGCAGAAAACGGAAGCTGCCATGGAGCAGGCAAAAGCAGTAGAAAAGATCAACCAGTTTACACAGGCAATCCTTGAAATTTCAAGTCAGACGAATCTGCTGGCATTAAATGCCTCAATCGAGGCGGCAAGAGCCGGAGAGGCAGGAAAGGGATTCGCAGTCGTTGCCGGAGAGATCGGTACGCTGGCAACCCAGACATCCACGACGGTCGGCAGTATCAATGAAATCATTGCCGAGGTAAACCAGGCTGTGGCAAATATGACAGGATGCTTAAAGGAAAGTACGGATTTCTTAGAGCAGACAGTACTAAAAGATTATGAGGACTTTATGGGGGTTGCAGACCAGTATACGAAAGATGCAACCGTATTTGATGATGATATGTCTGCCATCAGCGGACAGATCAATACACTGTTAAGTTCCATCGTTGAGATTGCAGATGCCATGCAGGGTGTCAGTTCGACGGTTTCCGAGGCGGCTGATGGTGTGACGGATATTGCACAGAAAACACTTGAGGTTTCCGGAATTGTCCAGGGAAATGAAACACTTGTGGACAATAACCGTGAGAATATTGTACGGCTGAACAGTGTTATCGAAATGTTCCACGATGAAAAATAA
- a CDS encoding M23 family metallopeptidase, with the protein MKKKGFLGYRQYVIAGLLIALAAVGTTALYSSRQEKEREQMEAELAEEMQKQADDIAAEESSEQSAEASALVPPKQSLNEMENELDDPAVTAELAEENNAAETEETEAAQSIQTTGKAQTLHFSEELLWPMEGNVIINYSMDSTVYFPTLDQYKYNPAVIIAGEVNDKVYAVAKGQIKSIENDEVTGCTVTVDLGDGYEAVYGQLKELNFAKGDYVEAGHVLGYVGEPTKYFTVEGSNLYFELDKDGTPVDPVAYFE; encoded by the coding sequence ATGAAAAAGAAAGGTTTTTTGGGGTACAGACAATATGTGATTGCGGGGCTGCTGATCGCTTTAGCGGCAGTTGGAACGACTGCGTTATACAGCAGCCGACAGGAAAAGGAACGGGAGCAGATGGAAGCCGAACTTGCAGAAGAAATGCAGAAACAGGCAGATGATATTGCAGCAGAGGAGAGTTCGGAGCAGTCTGCCGAGGCATCTGCACTGGTTCCTCCAAAACAGTCTTTAAATGAAATGGAGAATGAACTGGATGATCCTGCCGTAACGGCGGAACTTGCAGAAGAAAATAATGCAGCGGAAACGGAAGAAACAGAAGCAGCACAGAGCATTCAGACGACAGGCAAAGCACAGACACTTCATTTTTCGGAGGAGCTGCTCTGGCCGATGGAGGGAAACGTGATCATCAATTACAGCATGGATTCCACGGTTTATTTCCCGACGCTTGACCAGTATAAATATAATCCGGCAGTGATCATTGCAGGTGAGGTCAATGATAAAGTCTATGCAGTTGCCAAAGGCCAGATTAAGAGTATTGAAAATGATGAGGTGACAGGCTGTACAGTTACGGTCGATCTGGGTGATGGCTATGAGGCAGTTTACGGACAGTTAAAGGAGCTGAATTTTGCAAAGGGAGATTATGTGGAGGCCGGACATGTATTAGGATATGTTGGAGAGCCGACGAAATACTTCACGGTAGAGGGAAGCAATCTGTATTTTGAACTTGATAAAGATGGCACACCCGTAGATCCGGTAGCATATTTCGAATAA
- a CDS encoding putative DNA modification/repair radical SAM protein, with translation MNIQQNMSLMEKLSILTAAAKYDVACTSSGVDRRGNGTGMGNSLACGFCHSFSADGRCISLLKILFTNECIFNCAYCQNNCNSDVKRASFTPDEVCELTIEFYRRNYIEGLFLSSGIMISPNYTMDLIYQTLYRLRNVYHFNGYIHVKAIPGADPVLVEKAGFLADRMSVNLELPTADSLKKLAPYKSRTTILKPMRQIQNRITENKDELAIYRKAPRFVPAGQSTQMIIGATPEHDYEIMRVAETLYQKFDLKRVFYSAFVNVNHDSNLPVLPGGPPLLREHRLYQADWLLRYYDFKVDELLTKDRPDFNIYLDPKCDWALRHLEYFPVEINRADYHTLLRVPGIGAKSASRIVKARRMNKLDFSDLKKIGVVLKRALYFITCSGRMMYPTKLDEDYICRSLIADRTQIPREIREAGYQQLSLFS, from the coding sequence ATGAACATCCAGCAAAATATGTCCCTAATGGAAAAACTTTCTATACTTACCGCCGCTGCAAAATACGATGTTGCCTGTACTTCCAGCGGTGTGGACCGCCGTGGCAATGGCACCGGCATGGGGAACTCTCTCGCCTGCGGATTCTGTCACTCATTCTCTGCGGATGGGCGCTGTATTTCTCTGCTCAAGATCCTCTTTACCAATGAATGTATTTTTAACTGCGCCTACTGCCAGAACAACTGTAACTCCGATGTAAAACGGGCTTCCTTTACCCCGGATGAAGTCTGTGAGCTGACGATAGAATTTTACCGGCGCAACTATATTGAGGGACTTTTCCTAAGTTCCGGCATCATGATCAGTCCCAATTACACGATGGATCTGATCTATCAGACCCTCTACCGGCTACGCAATGTCTACCATTTCAACGGCTATATCCATGTCAAAGCGATTCCCGGCGCAGATCCTGTCCTTGTGGAAAAAGCCGGTTTTCTTGCCGACCGTATGAGTGTCAATTTAGAACTTCCGACCGCCGACAGCTTAAAGAAACTGGCTCCCTATAAGTCCAGAACTACTATTTTAAAACCAATGCGCCAGATCCAGAACCGCATTACGGAAAATAAGGATGAACTTGCCATTTACCGCAAAGCACCGCGTTTTGTCCCCGCCGGTCAGAGCACACAGATGATCATTGGTGCCACTCCGGAACACGATTATGAAATCATGCGCGTTGCTGAGACACTTTATCAGAAGTTTGACTTAAAGAGAGTTTTTTACTCGGCTTTTGTCAATGTAAACCACGACTCAAACCTGCCGGTTCTGCCGGGTGGTCCGCCTCTTTTACGTGAGCACCGCCTCTATCAGGCAGACTGGCTGCTGCGCTATTATGATTTTAAAGTAGATGAATTACTGACCAAAGACCGCCCGGATTTCAATATCTATCTGGATCCAAAATGTGACTGGGCACTCCGTCACCTGGAGTATTTTCCGGTTGAGATCAACCGCGCCGATTATCACACCCTTTTGCGGGTTCCCGGCATCGGTGCAAAATCTGCCTCCCGCATCGTAAAGGCAAGACGTATGAATAAACTCGATTTTTCCGATCTGAAAAAGATCGGTGTCGTACTAAAACGTGCCCTGTACTTTATCACCTGTTCCGGTCGCATGATGTATCCCACAAAATTAGACGAGGATTATATCTGCCGCAGCCTGATTGCCGACCGTACCCAGATTCCACGCGAAATACGTGAGGCAGGATATCAGCAGCTCAGTTTGTTTTCCTGA
- a CDS encoding GGDEF domain-containing protein → MEYDGYDEVVRAWIQGVYDSRGNDAKRTLKLCYDIEQYAMKKNDPKLLGFAYYYSAETYYLLNESEKFFFCISKGVSYLNESNQWELVARAYNLMAITAINRGNEPIALDYYLTGLNFCTKYQLKQEETMIDINLGNLYLSCGQYLEAQRYFENCGQHVKDFVKDDKNYRLITCVYIGMGTGFLYRDMPERAAHYAELVSDECAGRIDGIELLSFRCFKAEVCHATGKTAARDECIRLICEEINADIPIMDIFSDLYEFSQLLLEIGNDDAFLRVMEILEPLTWQSKIVNLQRQIISLKIKFYRMHKDNDAYLEAAGQYYELSEIMEKEKQAMIANMLDVRESLERANKKRREMEEANIRLLEKSETDALTRLANRFRLNDYLDQVFEKALSEQTPLAMEILDIDYFKQYNDNYGHQAGDECIKRIAKQLELMQNDMIFCARYGGDEFIILYQNMTEEAVRHAAEGLRQRIIDLGIQHAYSKAMPIVTISQGICYDIPKDDTKSWDFLHAADAMLYQVKKKSRNDLALGHLADVSDK, encoded by the coding sequence ATGGAATACGACGGATATGATGAAGTTGTCCGCGCATGGATACAGGGAGTGTACGACAGCCGGGGAAACGATGCAAAACGGACATTGAAGTTGTGTTATGATATTGAACAGTATGCAATGAAAAAAAATGATCCAAAGCTGCTTGGATTTGCATACTATTACAGTGCAGAGACTTATTATCTGTTAAATGAAAGTGAAAAGTTTTTTTTCTGCATCAGCAAAGGCGTATCTTATCTGAATGAATCAAATCAGTGGGAACTTGTGGCGCGTGCATATAATCTGATGGCAATTACGGCGATCAATCGGGGAAATGAGCCGATCGCACTTGACTATTATCTGACCGGATTGAATTTCTGTACGAAATATCAGTTAAAACAGGAAGAAACCATGATAGATATAAATCTTGGAAATTTATATTTATCCTGTGGACAATATTTAGAGGCACAGAGATATTTTGAAAATTGTGGACAGCATGTAAAGGATTTTGTGAAAGATGATAAAAATTACCGCCTGATCACCTGTGTTTATATAGGAATGGGAACCGGTTTTTTGTATCGCGATATGCCGGAGCGTGCAGCACATTATGCAGAGCTTGTCTCGGATGAGTGCGCGGGCCGTATTGATGGCATTGAACTGCTCAGTTTTCGCTGTTTTAAGGCGGAGGTATGCCATGCAACCGGAAAGACGGCGGCGCGTGATGAATGCATCCGGTTGATCTGTGAGGAGATCAATGCAGATATTCCGATCATGGATATTTTTAGTGATCTTTATGAATTCAGCCAGCTTTTGCTTGAAATAGGAAATGATGATGCTTTTTTGCGGGTAATGGAAATTTTAGAGCCATTGACATGGCAGTCAAAGATCGTCAATCTTCAGAGGCAGATTATTTCCCTGAAAATTAAGTTTTACCGTATGCATAAGGATAATGATGCATATTTAGAGGCTGCGGGGCAGTACTACGAGTTGTCCGAGATCATGGAAAAAGAAAAACAGGCGATGATCGCAAATATGCTTGATGTGCGGGAATCTTTAGAGCGGGCGAACAAAAAAAGACGCGAGATGGAAGAAGCAAATATCCGGCTTTTGGAAAAGTCAGAGACGGATGCACTGACGCGCCTGGCAAACCGGTTCCGTCTTAATGATTATCTGGATCAGGTATTTGAGAAGGCATTATCAGAGCAGACGCCGCTTGCCATGGAGATCCTGGATATCGATTATTTTAAGCAGTATAATGATAACTACGGACATCAGGCAGGGGATGAGTGCATTAAGCGGATCGCAAAGCAGCTTGAGCTGATGCAGAATGATATGATATTCTGTGCGAGATATGGAGGGGATGAGTTTATCATTCTCTATCAGAATATGACGGAGGAAGCGGTCAGACATGCGGCGGAGGGATTGCGGCAGCGGATCATTGATCTTGGAATCCAACATGCATATTCTAAGGCAATGCCTATCGTGACAATCTCACAGGGAATCTGTTATGATATTCCGAAAGATGATACAAAGAGCTGGGATTTTCTGCATGCGGCAGATGCGATGCTTTATCAGGTTAAGAAAAAATCCAGAAATGATCTTGCACTGGGACACTTAGCAGATGTGAGTGACAAATAA
- the rsmA gene encoding 16S rRNA (adenine(1518)-N(6)/adenine(1519)-N(6))-dimethyltransferase RsmA — MATLGIPQNTIAVLQKYHFNFQKKFGQNFLIDPHVLEKIVEAAGVTKDDFVLEIGPGIGTMTQYLCENAREVTAVEIDTNLIPILEDTLSAYDNVTVINQDILKLDIAKLAMERNGGKPIKVVANLPYYITTPIIMGLFESHVPIDSITVMVQKEVADRMQVGPGTKDYGALSLAVQFYAKPEIVANVPPNCFMPRPNVGSAVIRLTRHEEVPVQVDDEKLMFHIIRASFNQRRKTLANGLSNAPQVHLSKEEIQECIAELGEPLTIRGEALTLEQFAALSNIIGNRQKK, encoded by the coding sequence ATGGCTACATTAGGGATTCCGCAGAATACGATTGCGGTTTTGCAGAAATATCATTTTAATTTTCAGAAAAAATTCGGGCAGAACTTTCTGATCGATCCGCATGTACTTGAGAAGATCGTCGAGGCCGCGGGAGTGACAAAGGATGATTTTGTTCTTGAGATCGGTCCGGGTATCGGTACGATGACACAGTATCTGTGCGAAAATGCCAGGGAAGTGACTGCGGTAGAGATCGATACAAATCTGATCCCGATCTTAGAGGATACACTGAGTGCCTATGATAATGTGACTGTGATCAATCAGGATATTTTAAAACTGGATATCGCAAAACTTGCGATGGAAAGAAATGGTGGAAAGCCGATCAAGGTCGTTGCAAATCTTCCTTATTATATTACCACACCGATCATCATGGGACTTTTTGAGAGCCATGTTCCGATCGACAGCATTACGGTCATGGTGCAGAAGGAAGTTGCAGACCGCATGCAGGTAGGACCGGGAACGAAAGATTACGGTGCACTGTCGTTAGCGGTGCAGTTTTATGCAAAACCGGAGATCGTTGCCAATGTTCCGCCAAACTGCTTTATGCCGCGCCCGAATGTCGGCAGTGCAGTGATCCGGCTGACCAGACACGAGGAGGTGCCGGTGCAGGTGGATGATGAAAAACTGATGTTTCACATTATCCGGGCATCATTTAACCAGAGAAGGAAAACACTGGCGAACGGATTGTCGAATGCGCCGCAGGTACATCTTTCCAAGGAAGAGATACAGGAGTGTATCGCAGAACTTGGCGAGCCGCTTACCATCCGGGGGGAGGCACTTACGTTAGAGCAGTTTGCAGCGCTTTCCAATATTATTGGAAACAGACAGAAAAAATAA
- a CDS encoding DEAD/DEAH box helicase, producing the protein METVRFDQLDLYPQVLRAIAEMGFEEATPIQSQAIPVVMSGVDVIGQAQTGTGKTASFGIPVLHKVDPNNKKTQVIILSPTRELAIQVADEIRKLAKYMHGVKILPVYGGQEISRQIKALKGGAQIIIGTPGRVMDHLRRKTIRCEAVNTIVLDEADEMLNMGFREDIETILEYIPEEGRQTVLFSATMPKPILDITKKYQHDAVTIKVVKKELTVPNIEQYYYDVKRKDKIEVLTRLLDYYNPKLSLVFCNTKRMVDELTEELQGRGYFAEGLHGDMKQTQRDRVMRGFRTGKTEILIATDVAARGIDVDDVEAVFNYDIPQDDEYYVHRIGRTGRAGRTGRAFTFVKGKEVYKLKDIMRYCKTKIVAMPIPSTDDVAQIKAEKVMEEIGRIIDEENLKDTIDIIEKQINESDYTAMDIAAAFLKQALGQINLDNDREDSFDFDNTGAEEGMVRLFINIGKKDRVKPGDILGAVAGESGMPGKLVGAIDMYDKYTFVEVPREYGKEVLEAMKNAKIKGRSVNMEPANQK; encoded by the coding sequence ATGGAAACAGTTAGATTCGATCAGTTAGATTTATATCCGCAGGTATTGCGTGCGATAGCAGAAATGGGATTTGAAGAGGCAACACCGATCCAGAGTCAGGCAATTCCGGTTGTGATGTCCGGTGTGGATGTCATTGGACAGGCACAGACAGGAACCGGAAAGACGGCATCATTTGGAATCCCGGTACTGCATAAAGTAGATCCGAATAATAAAAAAACACAGGTTATCATCTTATCACCGACAAGAGAGCTTGCCATCCAGGTGGCGGATGAGATCCGTAAACTTGCAAAATATATGCACGGTGTAAAGATCCTTCCGGTGTACGGCGGACAGGAGATCAGCCGTCAGATCAAGGCATTGAAGGGTGGGGCACAGATTATTATCGGTACACCGGGACGTGTTATGGATCATCTGCGCAGAAAGACGATCCGCTGTGAGGCAGTGAACACGATCGTACTTGATGAGGCAGACGAGATGTTAAACATGGGATTCCGTGAGGATATTGAGACGATCTTAGAGTATATCCCGGAGGAAGGACGTCAGACGGTGTTATTTTCTGCGACCATGCCAAAGCCGATCTTAGATATCACCAAGAAATACCAGCACGATGCCGTGACGATCAAAGTGGTAAAAAAAGAGCTGACCGTTCCGAATATTGAGCAGTATTACTATGATGTAAAGAGAAAAGACAAGATAGAAGTTTTGACCAGACTCCTTGATTATTATAATCCAAAACTCTCTCTGGTGTTCTGTAACACAAAACGCATGGTGGACGAATTGACCGAGGAACTGCAGGGACGCGGTTATTTTGCAGAGGGACTGCACGGAGATATGAAGCAGACACAGCGTGACCGTGTGATGCGCGGTTTCCGTACCGGAAAAACAGAGATCCTGATCGCAACCGATGTTGCAGCGAGAGGTATCGATGTGGATGATGTGGAAGCGGTATTCAATTATGATATTCCACAGGATGACGAATATTATGTTCATCGTATCGGAAGAACCGGACGTGCCGGAAGAACCGGACGTGCGTTTACTTTCGTCAAAGGCAAAGAAGTATATAAATTAAAAGATATCATGCGTTACTGCAAGACCAAGATCGTTGCAATGCCGATCCCGTCCACGGATGATGTGGCACAGATCAAGGCTGAGAAGGTCATGGAAGAAATCGGAAGAATTATCGACGAGGAAAATTTAAAAGATACGATCGATATCATCGAAAAGCAGATCAATGAATCCGATTATACCGCAATGGATATTGCTGCAGCATTCTTAAAACAGGCGTTGGGACAGATCAATCTTGACAATGACAGAGAGGACTCTTTTGATTTTGACAATACCGGAGCTGAAGAGGGCATGGTGCGTCTGTTTATCAACATCGGTAAAAAAGACCGCGTGAAACCGGGCGATATCTTAGGTGCGGTTGCAGGCGAATCCGGCATGCCGGGTAAACTTGTCGGAGCCATTGATATGTATGATAAATACACATTCGTGGAAGTGCCGAGAGAATACGGAAAAGAAGTTTTAGAAGCCATGAAAAATGCAAAGATCAAAGGCCGCTCCGTCAATATGGAACCGGCAAACCAGAAATAA
- a CDS encoding SpoIID/LytB domain-containing protein, with translation MGKRRRKRAGFWLKGICLILLVPVFITTLMQRMRLENLIYGKEGAQEVLNTIDSVEGMEREVREHQENKKDILSGQAETQSGDSKDEDEETEMKVLQIVAQEIGIDKSAETIKAQCVIARTNLYDAMQAGTKEPESMPPDQQQELWGENFDKNYQKLKSCVEATAGETLLYNRTYIYAAYHAISSGRTRSMSELYEDADMPYLVTAECHADTTAEGYLSVFYYEKEEYLEKCRTAYPDAGLTELTQIEIVSRDAAEYVTKIKVAGETYDGEQFRHALELPSACFTITEMDDHVRIVARGMGHGFGLSQNTAEKLAKEGYGYREILAYFYKGAVIGQAGNL, from the coding sequence ATGGGAAAAAGACGAAGAAAACGTGCAGGTTTCTGGCTGAAAGGAATATGTCTGATATTACTGGTGCCGGTTTTTATCACAACACTGATGCAGCGAATGCGCCTGGAAAACCTCATTTATGGAAAGGAAGGGGCGCAGGAAGTACTGAACACAATAGACAGTGTAGAGGGTATGGAGAGGGAAGTCCGGGAGCATCAGGAAAATAAAAAAGATATCTTATCAGGACAGGCAGAGACACAAAGTGGAGACAGTAAGGATGAGGATGAAGAAACTGAGATGAAGGTCTTGCAGATCGTGGCGCAGGAGATCGGGATTGATAAATCAGCGGAAACGATCAAAGCACAATGTGTGATCGCCAGAACGAATCTGTATGATGCCATGCAGGCGGGGACGAAGGAACCGGAGAGCATGCCGCCGGATCAGCAGCAGGAGCTTTGGGGAGAAAATTTTGATAAAAATTATCAGAAACTGAAATCCTGTGTGGAAGCGACGGCGGGGGAGACACTCTTATATAACAGAACTTACATATATGCGGCATATCATGCGATCAGCAGCGGGCGGACACGCAGCATGTCAGAGTTATATGAAGATGCAGACATGCCATATCTTGTTACGGCAGAATGTCATGCGGACACCACGGCGGAAGGTTATCTTTCCGTGTTTTATTATGAAAAAGAAGAATATCTGGAAAAATGCAGGACTGCATATCCTGATGCAGGGCTGACGGAACTGACACAGATTGAGATCGTAAGCCGTGATGCGGCAGAGTATGTGACAAAAATCAAAGTTGCGGGGGAAACATACGATGGAGAGCAGTTCCGCCATGCATTAGAGCTTCCATCTGCCTGCTTTACGATCACGGAAATGGACGATCATGTGCGTATCGTGGCAAGGGGCATGGGACATGGTTTTGGATTGAGCCAGAATACAGCAGAGAAACTTGCAAAAGAGGGATATGGTTATCGGGAGATTCTTGCTTATTTTTATAAGGGAGCAGTGATCGGGCAGGCCGGTAATTTATAG